From Malaya genurostris strain Urasoe2022 chromosome 2, Malgen_1.1, whole genome shotgun sequence:
tgtagaataacatatttgaaaatataacttttatataaccTATGATACAAACAATATGGCCTGGTgattcattcataattactcatgattcatagttctagtgtGAGAGTTATCACTAAAaacaacgattgaattagcatattcaaagtgtgaaggattcaaaaatccattacgtttagtcttttttacaagccaacataacgTGAGgttagcccactgcgctcaatcactggaaaaagttctgatttctatctgtcggtttttcttgttatgctttgtgcgacggttcgttcaactgaagcggataaaattgttCGCTACATTTCACTTCAAGATTTCAAATTGCCCCTTACTGTGAGCacagaaaaattgtgttcatcgttcttttgtttgttcagtgtttaattttgtttgtatatgtcgttttcgcttgagaaaactgaaactggcccagggtagtttcatctttCACGAATCtctgttggtttcgcacttagcaactgggatttgagcaaacctgatataaaaaccaggttcgaaactgactcgattttcattttaacaatgttgaaactagctaaaaaaaatcggtttgacagcagctagggtggaaactgagttaggtttggcatcatgcgaaaacgacattagtgtatTATTTAGACCGATGAATGCAAAACTTTAGAACCGGAAACTCCGTTAACATGTTTCAGATCTTTTGCAGTCGTCGGAGTTCGAAAGTCGCTTGAAAACATTTTCAGtaccagatttcaatctaaaaaaCTTAAactgcaaaaactgaatttaaagAAATGCCATGTTTTCCGGAACAAATGTTTTTATACGGTTCTTGTTTTCGAAGTTCGAGGGCaccattttaaattttaatttgtattACACTCAGAAaatattgacgtaggactaccttCTTCTTTACTATACTCatctgggtgcattttcaaaatttcacaacacgaaagtgtaatgaaattactcCAAATTTGTTAATAACTTTCTCTCTggttgagtattttctctaattcttttatgaaacgaatggaaaaagatgtaagtaataccacgtttattacgaaaaaaactgttcaaatagTGAAgaaataggtccaaacacgaaacaccaaaatcaaccgaatctgcTACACGTTTACTAGCTTCAGTCTATAATAATATATAAACGAAAACACATCGAGAGCGCAGActgccatctacgtcaagacaaTGGAACTACATCCGGCATTATACAACTGGTTCTTCAGTCAATGACGAATATGAGGCTCcgttcctaaacgcagaaaaacaaaaacttgttcttctgtgagcatatctgctgtagGACATTCGCTgtgtgagtttcgtttcaagCAAGAGTCATCCAGCTTCTAGTCGTTTCgattggaggaaaagaaaacgaaaagtggacaacgatgaggAACATTACTCAAAAGCAGCCGCTCTAATTGGTTCTAAATgttatttaaagaactattTGGATTGTATCTCAGCAAATCGAAGGTACAATTcattagtttagtgcaaatctcgaATGAATTGATAAGCTTTGTGCGCTTATCACTGTAATAAGGCGTGTATCAAAAAtatgctatccacaaatttttccttcaaattatgataaataacgatattttattcaaattaaaaatttatcctttattATATGAGGTTGAACTTGAGCCTAATGAAAacgggatgaaatttaagttatttcttcacgaattttcgaacttttgatcgaatgctcttcatcaagttccggacaagtgttgtatTGCATTTTTTgggcgcttgagcccaaatttttttgaactcctgcatgttcccagctgccttaccagtcttcttgaagaccctcttcacgattgcccagtaacgttcgatgggtcgaagctgaaggcaatttggtggattgatatttttctcatcgaaatttatacccttttccgcaagtcaattgagagtgggtttggcatagtgagccgacactaaaatccggccaaaacagtggaggtgtactatgcttcttatataaatgcagcaatctcttctggacacactcagatcgatagatttctgcatttatagttccggtagtgtagaaaatggttgacttcaaaccacaggaacatattgcttgccataccagtaccttttgaccgaatttctccacatgaatcgacctgtccgcatcgttcACATCCAAccaaacgacgacagtaaagtattgtggacctagaagggtttttgagtcctcctttacataagtctcgtcgtccatcaaaacgaatgcatccggacactgcaaaagacgcgaatgcaatttccgggcccttgttgctgctcgcttcttctgttctacagttTGTTGCGAGATttcctgcttcttgtaggtcttcaggtgatttcgcctcttgatacgctggatcattccaacactcattcctgcttttttggccaaatcacgtaatgACATtggtttgttcttcatgattagagataccactttctggtctagtttcgggttggaagcaccgggttttctacctcttcctggtagttcttccaaagaatagtgttccccaaacttattaatgatggttttaacactgacatgatgaattccgtatcgcttcgccaattttcgcatagtaatacccttctcacgcgacattttgaaaacgtagAATTCCAACAGCACAAACGAGTgaacaaacgaaaactgacatccaaacgcacagcatgctgcgatctaagcataaaaaaccatcacaaatgcatgcgtacaacacaaatgtatgtggatagcttatttacgatacactccttagtgatagatgagatgtattTTACAGAGTCATGTACATTATAatagaggtatatttttcataaaaatctttTGATTCATCTTAAGATTTGCCTTATACCGTTTATCGTTtaaagatttgccttatgattttcaccaCTCATTTTGTCTGAGTGTATTACTACAGTCTGTTGCATACGATCGTGGTCACTGTAGTGAGAAAAGAAAAGACTCAacatgaaaatacttttgaatattattttattagatcaaaaacttgcatgcaaacacgttaatagcaagtccaatcccctacagcgttaataatggcttgaGACCTTTgaggcatactttgagcgagattttgcgGGTATCcttctgaaaacgacctccaaatttgtgaattctgcgaacaagctgtttcaaattgCGTGGTCGGTTTTGCCCAAGATTCaccttcatttgagcctaaacgttctcaattggattggcatcTGAGAGGCTAAATCAAAGGTCACGACACCATTTTACTCCATCCAAGtccttcgaaatttcaaattatataaacaatttgatgataatgatgatgatggttccatcaacaactgtcgatcccaaatagtttcccgaatctattccttaaattaacaatcaaaccttgcgatcaaggtcaagagcaaactatTCGGCCTGTCCTGTtcactttccaaatagtcactacctgcttcgcgcgcgaggctcaaacgctTGTAGACtggtcattatttttaactctcaaacaaactaaaaatccaacaTCATCATACCGATCacagtaacttaatacgtctcacaataatatatatatatatatatatatatatatatatatatatatatatatatatatatatatatatatatatatatatatatatatatatatatatatataaacaaaaagaaattacaatCTTCGTattacgtaaaaaaataaaaaatttcaactaactaactaaatatttgcttacagagcggactttatgtgtgaaatacataactttttgaacttcACCAATGTCGTcgcgcgtttgatttctcttggcatcgaattgaaaaaaacttattcctttgtacaataatgagttttgcgatctggctaacagaaagcttggtgttcttgcatcagatgcgtttctagtattgtagctatgcaaatcagttcctctttcaatttgatcactcaaatatcgagacagcattccatttaagattttgaaaataaataccatcgttaagtagtaaattttctgtttcactgaaagccattgtaatgcgttcagtagaaaatctgaggaggtatatttactacattttagaattaatcgcatgattttattttgcagtcgctgtaatctcaagatttgtgtattattagcaagaaacagagtggatgggcaaaagtcaatgtgtggtgaaatgtctgttttatacaaaagaatcttactatggatCGATAGGTCATTTCTTAAACGACACAATATACCGTACATTTTGGCaaccttcttgatgacgttattaatATGAGATTATAATGTtatcttttcatcaattatgactccaagatacttcttttctctaacgcgatcgatagtttcaccatcaatttccacattggcgtcatgaccggtgctaacagaagaaataaccatatattttgttttcgcgacgtttagtttcagttgcttaaactttcaccatcgaaccagcgaacttagttcctcgtttaaatgtgcaacagcttcattgaaatctttagccgtaatgaactgaacagtatcatcagcaaacaaatttatatcacaaaaacGTAAGACTcgtttcatatcattaatatacataataaatagaataggacttAACACatttccctgaggcacaccaagtgaattaccgagggaactagacactacatctttcaaaacagtcttttgagatcgaccacataaatagtgttcagTAAATttgattccatgtatttagaaggaccgaacgaaacgctatcatggtcattttaccccaagatcACTTTTTGTCCtgtattgtattcaagcttaactatataacataaaaccgaagtacttgcagaagagcgaatagagtgtttctgaTGTGAAAAAGTCTaataaatcgattgcatatagtttcaatgacagcagaaaactctttgtaccgttttaccccatttcatttctagttataatattcagttgaaatatgatcgacaatccaaaagcagatccaatacgatctatcaatattggttcgtattacgtgcaaaacatctgtgatccaataaaACActatgggaatgacagtactagcctgtttaacccgttttaccccaatttatgtcAAAAGTCGTATATCTGATTAAACTTTCTTTTGCTTTCATACCGAAAGCAGACTGATTGcgattgatgaaaatcgattgatattacgaagaaagatctagaaataagattacaaatgaattcaatggctGCACGAATATTGTTATCGCGTTTTAcccaaatttatttcataagtcgtaatTCTGGTATGAAGAACagttcaacttttttttattaatctgTCGTAGACGAATCACTGTCAGCAGAAGACACTAACGATACTGATGAGTTGTGAtgagaaaatagaaaaataattatctgtgcaaaaaaaaaaacgaaggaaTGAAAACATGTTTGTTAGTGTCCTTCgaacacaaaatttttttcattttatttttttctaataatttttcaaatcaaggtaCTTTGATCATGTTACTGCGAAAATGTTCAAAGGGCTGCTTAAGCCACTGCGTATTTTCAACAAAACGTTAGATAAtatatcagaacaaattggctcaaatggcacgttccccttgatattgaaaaaaaaagtggaacGCTTCACGATTTTGCGTGTCATCCTATAATAATATAACCAAACTATTTTATCAATAATCGATTCGACCAGACTCCTTTCAGAATTCAGGAAAATTTTACCTCGAATTTGTTATAAAACCTTCAATGACAGTTATAAACCAAAAAATGTATTGCGATCGCTGAAGTTTTTTACGTAATATTGTCCAATATTGATagttcgtattggatctgcttcggaatTGTAGATCAAATGActcaattaaaaaaatggaggctcaataaaaaaaaatgaggtAAAACGcaataacaagattcgtgcggtcattgaatgcATTTGTGAtcttattttcaggtctttcttcgtaatagcaatcgattttcatcaaccgcaatcagccttctTTCGGTATgccaaagaaagtttaaccagaaatacgacttttatataaattggggtaaaattggttaaacattctagtactgtcattcccattatgtgtacttggatcactgaagttttcttcGTAATATTAACCAATATTGGttggtcatattggatctgcttcgggattgtaaatctgaattcaacataaaattatatttgtggaaaattggggtaaaacgatgtagcacgaagtatgcgatcatggagactatctgttaattattttttgaggttatatgcgaaacatagagctgtcttgtttaaccaaaattggtccaaacaccgatcagtagaacttttttttctgtaaactcATGGAAGAAgttgactgggggtaaaacagagtacagttatttgcggtcaatcttattaaaaacaatccatttatctagtTCAATTTTTCcaagagtttcacagttagttttcaaagtaaagttagaaaaaagaggaattggatcAAAACGGGCATggcagtgaattttgcggatcttctaactatcataaatcgattctacagaaaaatttgcataagaaatactaactttgaaaatattagtttaggttttcatgaaattattgagcaaaggcGTGTTTTTGaccgttttttccccactgtgcaatgtttcAATTTTTCTCACAGTACTAGATCTGTACGATTTTCAGTAAACCAATCCATATTCAAAATGAGTCATTTGTGATGTTGACGACTTGACTATGGTATTTAAGATTAAGTTTCATTTTCGATGCAAATCCTCTCGAAAGGTATTTTTAACAGTTAGTTTCAAgactaatataaaaaaaatgcgaagaTAATTCATTTTTTATTATCAACTGTCTTGAATTAACCGAAAAGTTCGGATCTTTTTCTCGTTCGCACTATGTCAATGATTAAATCATAAGACAAGATTATGATATTTTCGCATTACAGGCTATTGGTGaaatatacaaagttattaTAATTATACCATGCATTGATAACAATTAAGAAAATCATGAGactgtttatgaaaatttttaacatttaatGCAAttgatttttacttttcttaTAAAACTCTAAATTCTCAGTacatattattttttaaatctaacaaacaaatatattttttcgtgtACGAGAGCGATAGTCTGCTTTCGTGCCATACATCAATGTCTGATACTAATCCCAATTCCGTCCATCTCGTTTCAGCTTACCTGTCCCTAGTTCTTGCCCAATCAAATCGAATCCGTAGACCGAACAGTGCCCAGCGGGTCACCCCAGCTCCAGTGCAAACTAACGAATTCATCGATGAACGGGACTGTCGAAATGCGGGCATGGATGCGTCGAACGTTCAGCCCGACCCCTGGGAATGTCTGTGCAACCAGGTGCAGTACGAACGAGCGAATTGCGAGCAACAGCTCGGTAAACTTCTGAAAGCCAATCCCAACGTCAAACTATGCACCGATCAGCCGCACTATTATCTCGGAGCCAACCAGAAGTGCCACTACGAAGCCGACTGGGAAACGTCGAATAATCCAGCCGGCAAGGCAATGCAATTCGCGTTGGACTTGTTCCGCACAGCAGATCCGAAGAATCCGACGGAAAATTTCGTCGTAAGTCCCTTGTCTCCGCAGGTTCTTCTTGCTCAGTTGACGGACGGATGTTCGGAACCGGCACGGATCGAAATGATCAAAGCTTTACAGTTGAACAGTCGAGAGGTTAACTCCCTCGTCGATGCGCTGTTGCTGGCTGCCAACAAGGCATCGGATGCCAATAAACTGGACATGGCATCCATGGTCTTCAAATCAGTGGACGTGAATTTAACAGAAAAATTCAATCTAGCTCGCAAAGAAAATAGAATTAGGATGAGAGATTTGGATTTTTCCAATTCGAAACAAGCCGCACAGGAGGTTAACGCTTGGGTCGGTCAGATGACGCGGGGAAACATTCCGGAGGCTGTGACGGAAAGTAATTATTTCATCAATAGAAACAAATAGCTCAAATAATCGATTctgtttcttcttcttcttctaggTAACCTTAATCCGGACACTGCTCTGATGCTATTGAACGCAATCTACTTCAAGGGCACTTGGAAGTATAAATTCAACGAGTCGGATACCAACAGACGTGGATCTTTCGAAGTCCAGAGAGGACAGAAAATGCCGGTACATATGATGTCACAATCAAACCGTCTGCGATTCGGCGAAATCCAGTTCGGTCAGTACTCGGATCCTTACTGGGGGCTACGCTGGGTCGAACTGCCGTATGACGGAGACGAGCTGTCAATGATTCTACTGTTACCGAAGGCGCGCCATCAACTGGATGAATCGTTGAAGCAAGTGACTGGCCGTCATCTTCAGGACATTTTTAGCACTATTCGACAAGATTACAACCCAATTATGATTAACATGCAGGTGCCGAAGTTTACGATTAGAGACTCTATCTCGCTGGTTGAGCCACTGAAAAAGGTTAGATTTGACATTCGTTTGAATTAGCACCAGAGGAGACTATAAATTTTATCTTTATATTTTCAGCTCGGCATCAAACGAATTTTCGAAGACGATAGTTCTCTGTCCGAGCTTTCGACAACCCCTACCAAAGTGGCGGATGTGAAGCAGGAAGCCTTCCTTAGCGTAGATGAGAAAGGAACCACAGCGTCGGCGGTCACGAAAATCACTATCATTCCCCTCAGCTTGAACTCGTACAGCGATATGGATTTTATTTGCGATGAACCGTTCATGGTTATGATTGTTGATAAGACTAGAGAGATCCCACTATTCATGGCGAAAATCCGGCAACCactgaaacaaaaaccgaaaaaagaaaCGTAATGCCAGATACCTACTCATTATAACACGTACACAAAGACTtcataaatatattttattgtacTAAATCTAACGTCGCTAAAAGTTGTCCGAAACCTTTGAAGTTATATGCTGTATCAAACATAGTAACTCGATTAATGACCGTTCATCTTCAGTCACATAAGTCTGttaaacccaaaccgattcgccaAGTTTCGACCCATAGTagaatgtatgtttccatcatcctcTCAAACAATCAGTTTTTGCTCAGAGATTTCTTGAACGTATCTACGACTCGCCATAAAACTTCTTAAACTAGCCTtcgtttttggtatttttgacgAATGATTGAAAATCACTGCGTCTGTGATTACGTCAAGATTTGTTTTCAAAGAAACACCACTTTAGGATCTAAGATCTAAGTCCTCAGCTGGCATTACTACGCTATTTCTTCCGAGTACTCTGCCGTCGAAGGCTAGATGATTTGCAAGTTGTTTcagatactagctgaattacccggcgttgctcggaattgTTTCGTGAAGGGG
This genomic window contains:
- the LOC131430100 gene encoding leukocyte elastase inhibitor-like, which translates into the protein MKCAVVLCAYLSLVLAQSNRIRRPNSAQRVTPAPVQTNEFIDERDCRNAGMDASNVQPDPWECLCNQVQYERANCEQQLGKLLKANPNVKLCTDQPHYYLGANQKCHYEADWETSNNPAGKAMQFALDLFRTADPKNPTENFVVSPLSPQVLLAQLTDGCSEPARIEMIKALQLNSREVNSLVDALLLAANKASDANKLDMASMVFKSVDVNLTEKFNLARKENRIRMRDLDFSNSKQAAQEVNAWVGQMTRGNIPEAVTESNLNPDTALMLLNAIYFKGTWKYKFNESDTNRRGSFEVQRGQKMPVHMMSQSNRLRFGEIQFGQYSDPYWGLRWVELPYDGDELSMILLLPKARHQLDESLKQVTGRHLQDIFSTIRQDYNPIMINMQVPKFTIRDSISLVEPLKKLGIKRIFEDDSSLSELSTTPTKVADVKQEAFLSVDEKGTTASAVTKITIIPLSLNSYSDMDFICDEPFMVMIVDKTREIPLFMAKIRQPLKQKPKKET